The Panulirus ornatus isolate Po-2019 chromosome 55, ASM3632096v1, whole genome shotgun sequence genome has a segment encoding these proteins:
- the LOC139765567 gene encoding serine/threonine-protein phosphatase 5-like: MKMSEISEENIRKSEELKNEANEYFKKQQYDKAIELYTAAIELNDTVAIYYGNRSFAYLRTECFGYALQDASKALELDKTYVKGYYRRASAYMSLGKFKLALKDYETVTKTRPNDRDAKLKFNECQKVVKMLMFQKAIAVDDDNKSVAQSIDLESMAIEDDYIGPRLEDGKVTEQFMKELMEHYKAQKKLHRRYAYKILLDVREQMTKQPTLVDVTIPDDSKFTVCGDIHGQYYDLMNIFELNGLPSPTNPYLFNGDFVDRGSFSVECIFVLFGFKLLYPNHFFMSRGNHESVTMNQMYGFQGEVKAKYTAQMAELFTEVYNWLPLCHCLNNRVLVMHGGLFSEDNVTLDDIRKTDRNRQPPEEGIMCELLWSDPMPGLGRAPSKRGVGIQFGPDVTKRFLEKNNLEYIIRSHEVKAEGYEIAHDGKCITVFSAPNYCDTMGNKGSFITMNGKDLKARYTTYEAVPHPPMKPMAYANSILSLFS, from the exons ATGAAAATGTCGGAAATATCGGAGGAAAATATCAGAAAGTCGGAAGAACTTAAAAATGAAGCTAATGAATACTTCAAAA AACAACAATATGACAAGGCCATTGAGCTTTATACAGCTGCAATAGAATTAAATGATACCGTTGCCATATATTATGGGAATCGAAGTTTTGCTTACCTGCGTACAGAGTGCTTTGGTTATGCTCTTCAAGATGCTTCAAAAGCTCTAGAATTAGACAAGACTTATGTGAAAGGCTATTACAGGAGAGCTTCAGCATATATGTCCCTAGGCAAGTTCAAACTGGCCCTAAAGGACTATGAAACG GTTACAAAGACTCGCCCTAATGACCGAGATGCCAAATTGAAGTTCAATGAATGTCAGAAAGTGGTTAAGATGCTTATGTTCCAGAAGGCAatagctgttgatgatgataacaagtCTGTTGCCCAATCTATTGATTTGGAATCAATGG CTATAGAAGATGATTACATAGGACCACGGCTTGAGGATGGGAAGGTAACAGAACAGTTTATGAAGGAATTGATGGAACACTACAAGGCACAGAAGAAACTTCATCGTCGGTATGCTTATAAG ATATTGTTAGATGTGAGAGAACAAATGACGAAGCAGCCCACCTTGGTAGATGTTACAATTCCTGATGACTCCAAGTTCACAGTATGTGGAGATATTCATGGACAATACTATGATCTTATGAACATTTTTGAGCTTAATGGACTACCATCACCTACAAACCCCTACCTCTTCAATGGTGATTTCGTTGATAGAGGATCCTTTTCTGTGGaatgtatttttgttttatttggaTTCAAGCTTCTCTATCCTAACCACTTCTTTATGTCAAGAG GAAACCATGAGAGTGTAACAATGAATCAGATGTATGGGTTTCAAGGAGAGGTTAAGGCTAAATACACTGCACAAATGGCTGAACTGTTCACAGAAGTTTATAACTGGCTGCCGCTCTGCCACTGTCTCAACAATAGAGTTTtg GTAATGCATGGAGGACTCTTCTCTGAAGACAATGTCACCTTAGATGATATAAGAAAAACAGACAGGAATAGACAACCTCCAGAAGAAG GTATTATGTGCGAGTTATTATGGAGTGACCCCATGCCTGGGTTAGGTCGAGCTCCAAGCAAACGTGGTGTAGGTATCCAATTTGGTCCAGATGTCACCAAGAGATTTCTAGAGAAGAATAACCTAGAATATATTATTCGATCCCATGAAGTCAAAGCAGAGGGGTATGAAATAGCCCACGATGGAAAATGTATTACGGTGTTTTCGGCACCAAATTACTG TGATACAATGGGCAACAAAGGATCCTTTATCACTATGAATGGTAAAGATTTGAAGGCCAGATATACAACATATGAAGCTGTG ccaCATCCGCCAATGAAGCCAATGGCATATGCCAATTCTATCTTAAGTTTGTTCAGTTAA